From Oncorhynchus keta strain PuntledgeMale-10-30-2019 chromosome 25, Oket_V2, whole genome shotgun sequence, one genomic window encodes:
- the fam151b gene encoding protein FAM151B isoform X8, which yields MAVLNSPSLIRLFRARVIVLILTCSFVLCVVWNLENKTPEISTELMTDQTLKYFLSQGKIQVKDAADIEWAHAANSKNKITEALQSSAHMIEADILLRSNDPKEPIMAHPPETDSDVTLRDWLKEVKASDKGIKLDFKSLAAVAPSMVLLDEVRAELRGPVWINADILPGPGGKATPLDPKVFLEAAVTPGSHGDVLSLGWTTGWTADTHNPGYSWEMVRDMEAVCRTLRHPVTFPVRAALLAQSFSQLHWLLQQSDRYSLTVWITLSVVPSPRYSLTVWITLSVVPSPRYSLTVWITLSVVPSPRYSLTVWITLSVPSPRYSLTVWTGHTDVFVVKDLLPYRSDIDKTRIYYDLLDSQRTQLRGLTGY from the exons ATGGCTGTTTTAAATAGCCCAAGTTTAATCCGTTTATTTCGTGCACGAGTTATTGTTCTTATATTGACGTGCAGCTTTGTACTGTGTGTCGTCTGGAATTTGGAGAATAAAACGCCAGAGATATCCACAG AACTGATGACTGACCAGACTCTGAAGTATTTTCTCAGCCAGGGGAAGATACAGGTTAAGGATGCAGCAGATATTGAATGGGCCCATGCTGCCAACAGCAAGAACAAGATCACAGAGGCACTACAGA GCTCCGCCCACATGATAGAGGCAGACATACTTCTGAGGAGTAACGACCCTAAAGAGCCAATCATGGCTCATCCTCCTGAGACCGACAGTGATGTCACGCTGCGTGATTGGCTGAAGGAGGTCAAGGCATCAGACAAAGGGATAAAGCTCGACTTCAAAAG TCTGGCAGCGGTCGCTCCATCCATGGTGTTATTAGACGAGGTTCGGGCTGAGCTCCGTGGTCCCGTGTGGATCAACGCTGACATCCTGCCAGGCCCTGGAGGCAAGGCCACACCCCTTGACCCCAAAGTCTTCCTGGAGGCAGCTGTGACCCCTGGTTCCCATGGTGATGTTCTCTCCCTGGGCTGGACAACGGGCTGGACTGCAGATACACACAACCCAG GGTACAGCTGGGAGATGGTgagggacatggaggcagtgtgTCGGACCCTAAGACATCCAGTCACCTTCCCTGTCAGAGCAGCCCTCCTGGCCCAGTCATTCTCCCAGCTACACTGGCTTCTACAGCAGTCAGACAG GTACAGCCTGACAGTGTGGATAACCCTGTCTGTTGTTCCCTCTCCCAG GTACAGCCTGACAGTGTGGATAACCCTGTCTGTTGTTCCCTCTCCTAG GTACAGCCTGACAGTGTGGATAACCCTGTCTGTTGTTCCCTCTCCCAG GTACAGCCTGACAGTGTGGATaaccctgtctgttccctctccTAGGTACAGCCTGACAGTATGGACTGGCCACACTGATGTCTTCGTTGTAAAGGACCTACTGCCTTACAGGAGTGACATCGACAAGACCAGGATATATTACGACCTGCTGGACTCACAGAGGACACAGCTCAGAGGACTAACAGGCTACTGA
- the fam151b gene encoding protein FAM151B isoform X1, giving the protein MAVLNSPSLIRLFRARVIVLILTCSFVLCVVWNLENKTPEISTELMTDQTLKYFLSQGKIQVKDAADIEWAHAANSKNKITEALQSSAHMIEADILLRSNDPKEPIMAHPPETDSDVTLRDWLKEVKASDKGIKLDFKSLAAVAPSMVLLDEVRAELRGPVWINADILPGPGGKATPLDPKVFLEAAVTPGSHGDVLSLGWTTGWTADTHNPGYSWEMVRDMEAVCRTLRHPVTFPVRAALLAQSFSQLHWLLQQSDRYSLTVWITLSVVPSPRYSLTVWITLSVVPSPRYSLTVWITLSVVPSPRYSLTVWITLSVVPSPRYSLTVWITLSVVPSPRYSLTVWITLSVPSPRYSLTVWTGHTDVFVVKDLLPYRSDIDKTRIYYDLLDSQRTQLRGLTGY; this is encoded by the exons ATGGCTGTTTTAAATAGCCCAAGTTTAATCCGTTTATTTCGTGCACGAGTTATTGTTCTTATATTGACGTGCAGCTTTGTACTGTGTGTCGTCTGGAATTTGGAGAATAAAACGCCAGAGATATCCACAG AACTGATGACTGACCAGACTCTGAAGTATTTTCTCAGCCAGGGGAAGATACAGGTTAAGGATGCAGCAGATATTGAATGGGCCCATGCTGCCAACAGCAAGAACAAGATCACAGAGGCACTACAGA GCTCCGCCCACATGATAGAGGCAGACATACTTCTGAGGAGTAACGACCCTAAAGAGCCAATCATGGCTCATCCTCCTGAGACCGACAGTGATGTCACGCTGCGTGATTGGCTGAAGGAGGTCAAGGCATCAGACAAAGGGATAAAGCTCGACTTCAAAAG TCTGGCAGCGGTCGCTCCATCCATGGTGTTATTAGACGAGGTTCGGGCTGAGCTCCGTGGTCCCGTGTGGATCAACGCTGACATCCTGCCAGGCCCTGGAGGCAAGGCCACACCCCTTGACCCCAAAGTCTTCCTGGAGGCAGCTGTGACCCCTGGTTCCCATGGTGATGTTCTCTCCCTGGGCTGGACAACGGGCTGGACTGCAGATACACACAACCCAG GGTACAGCTGGGAGATGGTgagggacatggaggcagtgtgTCGGACCCTAAGACATCCAGTCACCTTCCCTGTCAGAGCAGCCCTCCTGGCCCAGTCATTCTCCCAGCTACACTGGCTTCTACAGCAGTCAGACAG GTACAGCCTGACAGTGTGGATAACCCTGTCTGTTGTTCCCTCTCCCAG GTACAGCCTGACAGTGTGGATAACCCTGTCTGTTGTTCCCTCTCCTAG GTACAGCCTGACAGTGTGGATAACCCTGTCTGTTGTTCCCTCTCCCAGGTACAGCCTGACAGTGTGGATAACCCTGTCTGTTGTTCCCTCTCCCAGGTACAGCCTGACAGTGTGGATAACCCTGTCTGTTGTTCCCTCTCCCAG GTACAGCCTGACAGTGTGGATaaccctgtctgttccctctccTAGGTACAGCCTGACAGTATGGACTGGCCACACTGATGTCTTCGTTGTAAAGGACCTACTGCCTTACAGGAGTGACATCGACAAGACCAGGATATATTACGACCTGCTGGACTCACAGAGGACACAGCTCAGAGGACTAACAGGCTACTGA
- the fam151b gene encoding protein FAM151B isoform X2, whose translation MAVLNSPSLIRLFRARVIVLILTCSFVLCVVWNLENKTPEISTELMTDQTLKYFLSQGKIQVKDAADIEWAHAANSKNKITEALQSSAHMIEADILLRSNDPKEPIMAHPPETDSDVTLRDWLKEVKASDKGIKLDFKSLAAVAPSMVLLDEVRAELRGPVWINADILPGPGGKATPLDPKVFLEAAVTPGSHGDVLSLGWTTGWTADTHNPGYSWEMVRDMEAVCRTLRHPVTFPVRAALLAQSFSQLHWLLQQSDRYSLTVWITLSVVPSPRYSLTVWITLSVVPSPRYSLTVWITLSVVPSPRYSLTVWITLSVVPSPRYSLTVWITLSVPSPRYSLTVWTGHTDVFVVKDLLPYRSDIDKTRIYYDLLDSQRTQLRGLTGY comes from the exons ATGGCTGTTTTAAATAGCCCAAGTTTAATCCGTTTATTTCGTGCACGAGTTATTGTTCTTATATTGACGTGCAGCTTTGTACTGTGTGTCGTCTGGAATTTGGAGAATAAAACGCCAGAGATATCCACAG AACTGATGACTGACCAGACTCTGAAGTATTTTCTCAGCCAGGGGAAGATACAGGTTAAGGATGCAGCAGATATTGAATGGGCCCATGCTGCCAACAGCAAGAACAAGATCACAGAGGCACTACAGA GCTCCGCCCACATGATAGAGGCAGACATACTTCTGAGGAGTAACGACCCTAAAGAGCCAATCATGGCTCATCCTCCTGAGACCGACAGTGATGTCACGCTGCGTGATTGGCTGAAGGAGGTCAAGGCATCAGACAAAGGGATAAAGCTCGACTTCAAAAG TCTGGCAGCGGTCGCTCCATCCATGGTGTTATTAGACGAGGTTCGGGCTGAGCTCCGTGGTCCCGTGTGGATCAACGCTGACATCCTGCCAGGCCCTGGAGGCAAGGCCACACCCCTTGACCCCAAAGTCTTCCTGGAGGCAGCTGTGACCCCTGGTTCCCATGGTGATGTTCTCTCCCTGGGCTGGACAACGGGCTGGACTGCAGATACACACAACCCAG GGTACAGCTGGGAGATGGTgagggacatggaggcagtgtgTCGGACCCTAAGACATCCAGTCACCTTCCCTGTCAGAGCAGCCCTCCTGGCCCAGTCATTCTCCCAGCTACACTGGCTTCTACAGCAGTCAGACAG GTACAGCCTGACAGTGTGGATAACCCTGTCTGTTGTTCCCTCTCCCAG GTACAGCCTGACAGTGTGGATAACCCTGTCTGTTGTTCCCTCTCCCAGGTACAGCCTGACAGTGTGGATAACCCTGTCTGTTGTTCCCTCTCCCAGGTACAGCCTGACAGTGTGGATAACCCTGTCTGTTGTTCCCTCTCCCAG GTACAGCCTGACAGTGTGGATaaccctgtctgttccctctccTAGGTACAGCCTGACAGTATGGACTGGCCACACTGATGTCTTCGTTGTAAAGGACCTACTGCCTTACAGGAGTGACATCGACAAGACCAGGATATATTACGACCTGCTGGACTCACAGAGGACACAGCTCAGAGGACTAACAGGCTACTGA
- the fam151b gene encoding protein FAM151B isoform X3 yields the protein MAVLNSPSLIRLFRARVIVLILTCSFVLCVVWNLENKTPEISTELMTDQTLKYFLSQGKIQVKDAADIEWAHAANSKNKITEALQSSAHMIEADILLRSNDPKEPIMAHPPETDSDVTLRDWLKEVKASDKGIKLDFKSLAAVAPSMVLLDEVRAELRGPVWINADILPGPGGKATPLDPKVFLEAAVTPGSHGDVLSLGWTTGWTADTHNPGYSWEMVRDMEAVCRTLRHPVTFPVRAALLAQSFSQLHWLLQQSDRYSLTVWITLSVVPSPRYSLTVWITLSVVPSPRYSLTVWITLSVVPSPRYSLTVWITLSVVPSPRYSLTVWITLSVPSPRYSLTVWTGHTDVFVVKDLLPYRSDIDKTRIYYDLLDSQRTQLRGLTGY from the exons ATGGCTGTTTTAAATAGCCCAAGTTTAATCCGTTTATTTCGTGCACGAGTTATTGTTCTTATATTGACGTGCAGCTTTGTACTGTGTGTCGTCTGGAATTTGGAGAATAAAACGCCAGAGATATCCACAG AACTGATGACTGACCAGACTCTGAAGTATTTTCTCAGCCAGGGGAAGATACAGGTTAAGGATGCAGCAGATATTGAATGGGCCCATGCTGCCAACAGCAAGAACAAGATCACAGAGGCACTACAGA GCTCCGCCCACATGATAGAGGCAGACATACTTCTGAGGAGTAACGACCCTAAAGAGCCAATCATGGCTCATCCTCCTGAGACCGACAGTGATGTCACGCTGCGTGATTGGCTGAAGGAGGTCAAGGCATCAGACAAAGGGATAAAGCTCGACTTCAAAAG TCTGGCAGCGGTCGCTCCATCCATGGTGTTATTAGACGAGGTTCGGGCTGAGCTCCGTGGTCCCGTGTGGATCAACGCTGACATCCTGCCAGGCCCTGGAGGCAAGGCCACACCCCTTGACCCCAAAGTCTTCCTGGAGGCAGCTGTGACCCCTGGTTCCCATGGTGATGTTCTCTCCCTGGGCTGGACAACGGGCTGGACTGCAGATACACACAACCCAG GGTACAGCTGGGAGATGGTgagggacatggaggcagtgtgTCGGACCCTAAGACATCCAGTCACCTTCCCTGTCAGAGCAGCCCTCCTGGCCCAGTCATTCTCCCAGCTACACTGGCTTCTACAGCAGTCAGACAG GTACAGCCTGACAGTGTGGATAACCCTGTCTGTTGTTCCCTCTCCCAG GTACAGCCTGACAGTGTGGATAACCCTGTCTGTTGTTCCCTCTCCTAG GTACAGCCTGACAGTGTGGATAACCCTGTCTGTTGTTCCCTCTCCCAGGTACAGCCTGACAGTGTGGATAACCCTGTCTGTTGTTCCCTCTCCCAG GTACAGCCTGACAGTGTGGATaaccctgtctgttccctctccTAGGTACAGCCTGACAGTATGGACTGGCCACACTGATGTCTTCGTTGTAAAGGACCTACTGCCTTACAGGAGTGACATCGACAAGACCAGGATATATTACGACCTGCTGGACTCACAGAGGACACAGCTCAGAGGACTAACAGGCTACTGA
- the fam151b gene encoding protein FAM151B isoform X11 — translation MAVLNSPSLIRLFRARVIVLILTCSFVLCVVWNLENKTPEISTELMTDQTLKYFLSQGKIQVKDAADIEWAHAANSKNKITEALQSSAHMIEADILLRSNDPKEPIMAHPPETDSDVTLRDWLKEVKASDKGIKLDFKSLAAVAPSMVLLDEVRAELRGPVWINADILPGPGGKATPLDPKVFLEAAVTPGSHGDVLSLGWTTGWTADTHNPGYSWEMVRDMEAVCRTLRHPVTFPVRAALLAQSFSQLHWLLQQSDRYSLTVWITLSVVPSPRYSLTVWITLSVPSPRYSLTVWTGHTDVFVVKDLLPYRSDIDKTRIYYDLLDSQRTQLRGLTGY, via the exons ATGGCTGTTTTAAATAGCCCAAGTTTAATCCGTTTATTTCGTGCACGAGTTATTGTTCTTATATTGACGTGCAGCTTTGTACTGTGTGTCGTCTGGAATTTGGAGAATAAAACGCCAGAGATATCCACAG AACTGATGACTGACCAGACTCTGAAGTATTTTCTCAGCCAGGGGAAGATACAGGTTAAGGATGCAGCAGATATTGAATGGGCCCATGCTGCCAACAGCAAGAACAAGATCACAGAGGCACTACAGA GCTCCGCCCACATGATAGAGGCAGACATACTTCTGAGGAGTAACGACCCTAAAGAGCCAATCATGGCTCATCCTCCTGAGACCGACAGTGATGTCACGCTGCGTGATTGGCTGAAGGAGGTCAAGGCATCAGACAAAGGGATAAAGCTCGACTTCAAAAG TCTGGCAGCGGTCGCTCCATCCATGGTGTTATTAGACGAGGTTCGGGCTGAGCTCCGTGGTCCCGTGTGGATCAACGCTGACATCCTGCCAGGCCCTGGAGGCAAGGCCACACCCCTTGACCCCAAAGTCTTCCTGGAGGCAGCTGTGACCCCTGGTTCCCATGGTGATGTTCTCTCCCTGGGCTGGACAACGGGCTGGACTGCAGATACACACAACCCAG GGTACAGCTGGGAGATGGTgagggacatggaggcagtgtgTCGGACCCTAAGACATCCAGTCACCTTCCCTGTCAGAGCAGCCCTCCTGGCCCAGTCATTCTCCCAGCTACACTGGCTTCTACAGCAGTCAGACAG GTACAGCCTGACAGTGTGGATAACCCTGTCTGTTGTTCCCTCTCCCAG GTACAGCCTGACAGTGTGGATaaccctgtctgttccctctccTAGGTACAGCCTGACAGTATGGACTGGCCACACTGATGTCTTCGTTGTAAAGGACCTACTGCCTTACAGGAGTGACATCGACAAGACCAGGATATATTACGACCTGCTGGACTCACAGAGGACACAGCTCAGAGGACTAACAGGCTACTGA
- the fam151b gene encoding protein FAM151B isoform X4: protein MAVLNSPSLIRLFRARVIVLILTCSFVLCVVWNLENKTPEISTELMTDQTLKYFLSQGKIQVKDAADIEWAHAANSKNKITEALQSSAHMIEADILLRSNDPKEPIMAHPPETDSDVTLRDWLKEVKASDKGIKLDFKSLAAVAPSMVLLDEVRAELRGPVWINADILPGPGGKATPLDPKVFLEAAVTPGSHGDVLSLGWTTGWTADTHNPGYSWEMVRDMEAVCRTLRHPVTFPVRAALLAQSFSQLHWLLQQSDRYSLTVWITLSVVPSPRYSLTVWITLSVVPSPRYSLTVWITLSVVPSPRYSLTVWITLSVVPSPRYSLTVWITLSVPSPRYSLTVWTGHTDVFVVKDLLPYRSDIDKTRIYYDLLDSQRTQLRGLTGY from the exons ATGGCTGTTTTAAATAGCCCAAGTTTAATCCGTTTATTTCGTGCACGAGTTATTGTTCTTATATTGACGTGCAGCTTTGTACTGTGTGTCGTCTGGAATTTGGAGAATAAAACGCCAGAGATATCCACAG AACTGATGACTGACCAGACTCTGAAGTATTTTCTCAGCCAGGGGAAGATACAGGTTAAGGATGCAGCAGATATTGAATGGGCCCATGCTGCCAACAGCAAGAACAAGATCACAGAGGCACTACAGA GCTCCGCCCACATGATAGAGGCAGACATACTTCTGAGGAGTAACGACCCTAAAGAGCCAATCATGGCTCATCCTCCTGAGACCGACAGTGATGTCACGCTGCGTGATTGGCTGAAGGAGGTCAAGGCATCAGACAAAGGGATAAAGCTCGACTTCAAAAG TCTGGCAGCGGTCGCTCCATCCATGGTGTTATTAGACGAGGTTCGGGCTGAGCTCCGTGGTCCCGTGTGGATCAACGCTGACATCCTGCCAGGCCCTGGAGGCAAGGCCACACCCCTTGACCCCAAAGTCTTCCTGGAGGCAGCTGTGACCCCTGGTTCCCATGGTGATGTTCTCTCCCTGGGCTGGACAACGGGCTGGACTGCAGATACACACAACCCAG GGTACAGCTGGGAGATGGTgagggacatggaggcagtgtgTCGGACCCTAAGACATCCAGTCACCTTCCCTGTCAGAGCAGCCCTCCTGGCCCAGTCATTCTCCCAGCTACACTGGCTTCTACAGCAGTCAGACAG GTACAGCCTGACAGTGTGGATAACCCTGTCTGTTGTTCCCTCTCCTAG GTACAGCCTGACAGTGTGGATAACCCTGTCTGTTGTTCCCTCTCCCAGGTACAGCCTGACAGTGTGGATAACCCTGTCTGTTGTTCCCTCTCCCAGGTACAGCCTGACAGTGTGGATAACCCTGTCTGTTGTTCCCTCTCCCAG GTACAGCCTGACAGTGTGGATaaccctgtctgttccctctccTAGGTACAGCCTGACAGTATGGACTGGCCACACTGATGTCTTCGTTGTAAAGGACCTACTGCCTTACAGGAGTGACATCGACAAGACCAGGATATATTACGACCTGCTGGACTCACAGAGGACACAGCTCAGAGGACTAACAGGCTACTGA
- the fam151b gene encoding protein FAM151B isoform X6, producing MAVLNSPSLIRLFRARVIVLILTCSFVLCVVWNLENKTPEISTELMTDQTLKYFLSQGKIQVKDAADIEWAHAANSKNKITEALQSSAHMIEADILLRSNDPKEPIMAHPPETDSDVTLRDWLKEVKASDKGIKLDFKSLAAVAPSMVLLDEVRAELRGPVWINADILPGPGGKATPLDPKVFLEAAVTPGSHGDVLSLGWTTGWTADTHNPGYSWEMVRDMEAVCRTLRHPVTFPVRAALLAQSFSQLHWLLQQSDRYSLTVWITLSVVPSPRYSLTVWITLSVVPSPRYSLTVWITLSVVPSPRYSLTVWITLSVPSPRYSLTVWTGHTDVFVVKDLLPYRSDIDKTRIYYDLLDSQRTQLRGLTGY from the exons ATGGCTGTTTTAAATAGCCCAAGTTTAATCCGTTTATTTCGTGCACGAGTTATTGTTCTTATATTGACGTGCAGCTTTGTACTGTGTGTCGTCTGGAATTTGGAGAATAAAACGCCAGAGATATCCACAG AACTGATGACTGACCAGACTCTGAAGTATTTTCTCAGCCAGGGGAAGATACAGGTTAAGGATGCAGCAGATATTGAATGGGCCCATGCTGCCAACAGCAAGAACAAGATCACAGAGGCACTACAGA GCTCCGCCCACATGATAGAGGCAGACATACTTCTGAGGAGTAACGACCCTAAAGAGCCAATCATGGCTCATCCTCCTGAGACCGACAGTGATGTCACGCTGCGTGATTGGCTGAAGGAGGTCAAGGCATCAGACAAAGGGATAAAGCTCGACTTCAAAAG TCTGGCAGCGGTCGCTCCATCCATGGTGTTATTAGACGAGGTTCGGGCTGAGCTCCGTGGTCCCGTGTGGATCAACGCTGACATCCTGCCAGGCCCTGGAGGCAAGGCCACACCCCTTGACCCCAAAGTCTTCCTGGAGGCAGCTGTGACCCCTGGTTCCCATGGTGATGTTCTCTCCCTGGGCTGGACAACGGGCTGGACTGCAGATACACACAACCCAG GGTACAGCTGGGAGATGGTgagggacatggaggcagtgtgTCGGACCCTAAGACATCCAGTCACCTTCCCTGTCAGAGCAGCCCTCCTGGCCCAGTCATTCTCCCAGCTACACTGGCTTCTACAGCAGTCAGACAG GTACAGCCTGACAGTGTGGATAACCCTGTCTGTTGTTCCCTCTCCCAGGTACAGCCTGACAGTGTGGATAACCCTGTCTGTTGTTCCCTCTCCCAGGTACAGCCTGACAGTGTGGATAACCCTGTCTGTTGTTCCCTCTCCCAG GTACAGCCTGACAGTGTGGATaaccctgtctgttccctctccTAGGTACAGCCTGACAGTATGGACTGGCCACACTGATGTCTTCGTTGTAAAGGACCTACTGCCTTACAGGAGTGACATCGACAAGACCAGGATATATTACGACCTGCTGGACTCACAGAGGACACAGCTCAGAGGACTAACAGGCTACTGA
- the fam151b gene encoding protein FAM151B isoform X9 — translation MAVLNSPSLIRLFRARVIVLILTCSFVLCVVWNLENKTPEISTELMTDQTLKYFLSQGKIQVKDAADIEWAHAANSKNKITEALQSSAHMIEADILLRSNDPKEPIMAHPPETDSDVTLRDWLKEVKASDKGIKLDFKSLAAVAPSMVLLDEVRAELRGPVWINADILPGPGGKATPLDPKVFLEAAVTPGSHGDVLSLGWTTGWTADTHNPGYSWEMVRDMEAVCRTLRHPVTFPVRAALLAQSFSQLHWLLQQSDRYSLTVWITLSVVPSPRYSLTVWITLSVVPSPRYSLTVWITLSVPSPRYSLTVWTGHTDVFVVKDLLPYRSDIDKTRIYYDLLDSQRTQLRGLTGY, via the exons ATGGCTGTTTTAAATAGCCCAAGTTTAATCCGTTTATTTCGTGCACGAGTTATTGTTCTTATATTGACGTGCAGCTTTGTACTGTGTGTCGTCTGGAATTTGGAGAATAAAACGCCAGAGATATCCACAG AACTGATGACTGACCAGACTCTGAAGTATTTTCTCAGCCAGGGGAAGATACAGGTTAAGGATGCAGCAGATATTGAATGGGCCCATGCTGCCAACAGCAAGAACAAGATCACAGAGGCACTACAGA GCTCCGCCCACATGATAGAGGCAGACATACTTCTGAGGAGTAACGACCCTAAAGAGCCAATCATGGCTCATCCTCCTGAGACCGACAGTGATGTCACGCTGCGTGATTGGCTGAAGGAGGTCAAGGCATCAGACAAAGGGATAAAGCTCGACTTCAAAAG TCTGGCAGCGGTCGCTCCATCCATGGTGTTATTAGACGAGGTTCGGGCTGAGCTCCGTGGTCCCGTGTGGATCAACGCTGACATCCTGCCAGGCCCTGGAGGCAAGGCCACACCCCTTGACCCCAAAGTCTTCCTGGAGGCAGCTGTGACCCCTGGTTCCCATGGTGATGTTCTCTCCCTGGGCTGGACAACGGGCTGGACTGCAGATACACACAACCCAG GGTACAGCTGGGAGATGGTgagggacatggaggcagtgtgTCGGACCCTAAGACATCCAGTCACCTTCCCTGTCAGAGCAGCCCTCCTGGCCCAGTCATTCTCCCAGCTACACTGGCTTCTACAGCAGTCAGACAG GTACAGCCTGACAGTGTGGATAACCCTGTCTGTTGTTCCCTCTCCCAG GTACAGCCTGACAGTGTGGATAACCCTGTCTGTTGTTCCCTCTCCCAG GTACAGCCTGACAGTGTGGATaaccctgtctgttccctctccTAGGTACAGCCTGACAGTATGGACTGGCCACACTGATGTCTTCGTTGTAAAGGACCTACTGCCTTACAGGAGTGACATCGACAAGACCAGGATATATTACGACCTGCTGGACTCACAGAGGACACAGCTCAGAGGACTAACAGGCTACTGA